In Lycium ferocissimum isolate CSIRO_LF1 chromosome 7, AGI_CSIRO_Lferr_CH_V1, whole genome shotgun sequence, the sequence TTACACTTGGCACGTAGAATGTTTGAATTGTTATATAGAAAAAGGAACTCTTTTTGGGACAGGAGTACGACCGTAcgagtacaagaaacaacagacAGTAACAGAAATCGAAGAAATGATGAATCAATCAATCAACATGCCAATAAGTTGTCTAATCACAAAAGAAACGATTTTTTAAAATACCCAAATTGACTTGGCGCTTGGTTTTATGCCTCTGGCACCTTTCAACAAGTGCTTTCCTCTCCGCATTGGTCAAACTCTCTCCCTGAATCCTCTCTCTCTCAACCCTTCTCTTCTCTTCCACCATTTTCTCATCTTCAGGGGACCCCACTTTAGGGTCAACAACAGGTGCGCACACACCAGTCCACACTCTATCCAACTTTCCAGGCCCGAAAGGTGAGTACTTGGGCTCTCGAAGCCCAATGGGCCGAACATCCGTACTGCTCTCAGTGTAACTGAAACGGAAGTCGAAGGGGAGTTTGGACTGAACCGGTTTCGAACCGGTCCGGTCTAGTGAGGAGGGTGGCCGGTAACGGGGTTTGGGCTGCTTGTTGGGTGGTGCGGGTTGGGTGGAGTTAGGGTTTTGGGGTTTGAGGGAAGGTGGGGGTATGAAGGAGTATTTTGAATACAGATTTGAGCAAGTGTTGGGGGTGACGCCGGTGGAGGAGAGGTGGCGCGTGGAGGAGAGTGAGGGGATTTGGTTTTTGTGGCGGGAGAAGAAGCGGAGCATTGTGACGGGGTAAAGGAATTCGGGTAAATTTCCATACGAATACAGGTGAGGTGTTCTACTCAAAAGGAAAAGGATTGTGAAACATAATTATATTTTGGGTTTTGTACCAAATACACAATTCACACCCGTGACTGCATGCATTGATACAGTATGCGCTGGTCCAGTTACTTCGCGTGATTTCACCTGATACAGCATGTGCTGATACCATTGATACCCCCTTGATACAACTAATACCCGCCGCCTGATACAATTTTTCCGCATGATACAATGATTATAGTTGCATTTCGTAATACGCAAACTGTAGGTACGTTTCATATTAACGTTCTAAACTATAGCTATTTATGAAAATTTCTCGTTAATTAACGTTTAGGACAAATAGAAATCGTTTTTCATAAAAAAGATTACTAAAAGTAGGGGGTGTTCATGGGTCGGTTTGCATCGATTTtgggttaaaaccaaaaccaaaccaatatagtcgatttttaaaattattaaaaccaaaGGTTGTAGTTgatttggttcgatttttcgatttttaagaaaactaacCGTACTTCtctctttcatgtttttttcctACAATTAGGAGAGAATTTTCTATCATTTTCTAACTTATAATTCGTTATTACCATTTTATTGTGATAGCTATAGTTTTCTTACATTATGGAAAAAATGTCTTAGGATTTATGATTTAATTAAGTGAGaaaaagtttataagaaatacaaaaaataaatctggGTAAATATcatagttgtttctttgaataaatgagtttgacttcatgaatttctttttaaaacgggtttaaggtataaagttcattagcctattaGAGATAAACAAAATTTTGCTAAAAcgtatataaattatttaaaagtatttatcaaaattaataTCTTGCATATgcataattaaaaaaagtatttataaattttatcgGTTCGGTTCTGTTTTTTCTTCAGTTTGATTTTagtaaaaccataaccaaaccaaatactatcggttttcaaaaatttaaaaccaaaccaagcccaacccaagtaaatatcggtttatttaatcggtttggtttgattttcgAATTGGATTTTTCGGGTTGGATCGGTTTTCAACCAAACCGTGAACAACCCTAGCTAAAAGAGTGGAGAGCAAATTTAGCCAAATTAATCTTGGCATAACAATTAACAGGTTAATTTAGCCAAATTAATCCATTAGAATGTGAGTTTGACGAGATATGAATTAATTTTGAATTCTTGTCTAAATTATaggtatatatattctttgttTTCACCTCTAAAAACAAAGTAGTAAAACTAATTTGTATGCTTGTACTCAAACGGGCAATGGAAAATATTCCTCATATTTAGttatcattttctttcttcctggTAGAGTTCCATAGCTctgaacatatataaatattccTTGCAACTTCATTTATCTATACATTCATTTCAATTTCGTGTCCCATAACTAGAGATCTAGGTTTCGAGCTTTGGATATGGAAAAATTCTTGATAGGGAGTACTTTTCACGAATGGGCCCTACGCAACGCTAATCCGAATTAGTCGGGCTCCAATGAGGGTGTCGAACACAAGATGACAAACCAAAAAAAGTTACTTTAGTTTCGTGTTAACCTATGGAAATATAAGCAATGTGATTGCTTTGGGGTATACAGTTATGGTCTTATGGACATCAAAGCCATTCTAAACTCCATCAAATTTGCAGCTGTTGTAAGTACTAACAGTTACAGCTAGCACAACAGTAGAAATTGTCATATTCTTGTAGTAATATTCAAAATGGTTCTTTTTGTCCAAAGTTTATCCAACCAAACCTAGAGTACAAATCTATGGTGGTAGTTCGCACTCAAGTATATTTTTCCATTAAGCTTAATCAAGCAAGTCCATATTTACATAGACAGAGTTAAGCTTCTAGTCAGATAGctaatgataatttttttctacttATAATTGACCACAACTAGCTTGAGAtttagacatagaaaataaattcgatatatttatgttttcaaaaattacTTGTCATCTTTTAGACAACCAGAGTTGATTAAGAGTTTAGTGGATAATATTtgctttaaggaaaagttaaAAGGGTGTAAAGAGGAGTAGACCTTTTCTTGAATGCAAAAGCCAAGTAGCCTTCCTAACTTTCTGTTGACAAACCGTAATTTATAAggctatttttgaaaatgaaaaacttTGGAACTGGTACcactaagaaaaataaaatttcattaattGTGGGCCGAGAAAGCAatacaaaataacaaaaataaagaaagctCTAAgttaacgaaaaaaaaaagaaagtaaagaaaaatgTTGGGAGATATCATTGTATGCTGTCTCAATCTTTTTTCCTTATTAGGAGTCAATTTGATCACAATTTTCCTGTCTGGTCAGATAAGGACTAATCAATCTTCTTGGAAAACAAAATTAGGTGTGATAAATTCATTAGACGTCGATGAATTTGGATTTATTATGAAAACTGCATAAGCTGATCATATAACTAACTTTTAAGTACTCTTGAATGATCTAAATACCTCAACAATTAATGGGAAAAGTCCCTAAAGATTAACAATAAAGTGAACAAAaaattaatcttaaaatatgtgtatatcaaATTGGCTGCCCTTGGATAATGGGATACTCTCACAACAATAGATTTAAAAGTCagataaaaatcattttaaactACAAGCTTTTTAACTTTGCCACTAATGGAAACAAAGTAAAAGACTTGCATTTAAGTCCAAGCTACCTAGAGGCTTCCTTATGTAATGGCTTTTGGATATCAGCCGCATCTTTCCATGCAATAcaattacaattacaatatAATCTCTCTCATGgatattattcttttgtatcATTGTATAGAAATGCTTCAAGATTTCAATTAACTAAATGAATACTAACCTTCTGAAAAGCCAacctaaccccccccccccaaccccccccccccccccacccaaacaacaaaaacaacccaaaaaaaaaaaaaaaaaaaaagaagaagaagaagattaatATGTAAACTTAGTGCTACTGTGCTAGTCTAGCTACTTTCACCAGTTGATTTATTCTATGTGTGTTTTGTTTACTACCATTGCTGTTGCTTCCAGTAATCATTGAGCATATTGTATTATGGAAGCGAATGCAGTTTctagagtcagtgggttcgaaATAAATATTTGAGTCGAAAGTAATGACTCAGTTGAACCCGTAGAACCTGCTTTGGATCTATCACTGAATTTATCGAGGTACTGGTATGGTGGCATGCAAATGTTAGGCATAATGCATCTCTAAGACTCTAACTAGTTCAGCTCTACTCAGTCCTTCTACAAAGTAACTAACAAATAGAATCAACAActagaagggaaaaaaaaaaaaaaaaaaaactagaacaaaatgttacctttctttctcaaaaaAGATGCACATAATAATCAACCTATCTCTATCCATCTTTCTTCCAAGACAACCAATGAAAATCCTCAAAATGAAGTTAAGTTAAAGTATCTTTCAGATCATCTTTCTTCTCATTAATTGCTAATATCATTGTATCTAATACTCTGTATCATCCTGGATTTTCTTTCTACTTTTGCATGACACCTAACCTTCCATATTATTATTGACACAAATATTTTGTGTCTTGTGAAAATGTTGAGGAACAATCACTTCTGTTGGATTCTACCTTATCATCTACTTCTAATCTTGATCTTGATTGGCATTGAAGCTGCTGAAGTAGATAGAAAAGAAGTACTACTACTCTTTCTCTATCGTACTATGTATTTTCATAATCATGTTTTTTGTTCTGCTGAGTTGCATTGTATTGATCTGACCATTTCCATTGCAGGACTTTTACattgttttcttgaaagatCACCCGGTGGTGAACGATGAATCTGCATTTCGGAGACACATTAATGTCCTGTCATCTTTAAAGGGAAGGTTAGTTAAATTAGTCCTTGTCATTCTCTCATGTGATCCAAGAGCAATAATGCAGTTTCAATAAGGAATTTTCTTGACTTGTTATGTTGTAATTTGTACATTCATAGGGATGCAACAGAATCTCATGTTTATAGCTATACGAAAATCTTCAATGCCTTTGCAGCAAAGCTATCTCAACAAGAAGTTCGCAAGTTATCCGGTAAGTAGCTAGGATGCCTCTACTATGACTTTAGTAAGTCTTTGGTTAATTTTCTTTGATATGCTTATAATTGCGTTCTTCTTCTCTAGGCATGGATGAAGTGGCTTCTGTCATACCAAGTAGATACAGGAGGCTACATACTACAAGATCATGGGAATTTATCGGTTTGCCTGCAACAGCAAAAAGAAGATTGAAAGGGGAGAGCAACATCATCGTGGGCGTCTTTGATACAGGTCTAATATCATTCGGATATTTCATTTTGCCAAGAATTAAAAGGCAGAAatcatattttcttgaaaacattTTGACAGGGATAACTCCTCAATCAAAAAGTTTTAATGATGATGGTCTTGGTCCTCCTCCAGCAAAATGGAAAGGAAGCTGTCACCATTTTGCCAATTTTACTGGATGCAACAAGTAAATATAATTATACCCTTGTCATCAGTTTTATCTTATACACCACTGACATCCATCTTGGGATCTACTTTTTATCCAGAAGCATAACAGAATACATGTAATTTTTGTACAATAAGACAACATTTAAGCATAAATAATAGATAGTTGTCAGTCACACTTAACCAACCAGCCGCAGCTCAAATAGAATAATTACTATAGTTTGCACATAAGTGTGCCAGAACTTTAAAGTTAATATCTTCTTGTGCTGTTCACATGATATCCTAGCCTGCATTTGTTCCTCACATGTAGCACATATTACTAGACTGTTATTGTTTGTTTTACTAGGATTGAAAACGTAGCCTCAGCCATTGGCTTATTCTTTTTTCTGATTCAAATAGTTTCTTTACTCTCATAAATGGAACTGCAAGAGATGATttttgtgcatgttttgtttttgtGACCATGAAGCAAGCTTATAGGGGCAAGATACTTCAAGCTGGACAAAGTTCCTGACCCAAATGACATAATGTCACCAATTGATGTGCATGGCCATGGAACTCATACATCGTCCACCCTGGCGGGTAGTCTGGTACCTGATGCAAGCTTATTTGGTCTAGCCCGAGGGACTGCACGTGGAGCGGTTCCTTCTGCTAGAGTGGCTATGTACAAAGTCTGTTGGGCGACGTCAGGTTGTTCAGATATTGACATTTTAGCTGCTTTTGAAGCTTCCATTAGTGATGGTGTGGACATAATATCCATTTCAGTTGGTGGCCTTACTGGTAGTTATACAACTGATGTGATATCCGTTGGGGCCTTTCATGCCATGAGAAAAGGAATTCTTACTGTGGCTTCTGCTGGAAATGATGGACCTAACCTCAACACTGTCGCAAACCATGCACCATGGGTGCTTACTGTGGCAGCTAGTGGCATTGATAGGCAGTTCAGGAGTAACGTGCAGTTGGGAAGTGGGAGAATAGTCTCAGTAAGTCCTCTCTAGCCGCTTGTTGATATAAAAAAAGCTCAAGTATGAGAAAATGCAAAAGCTAGTCAAAGTTTTACAGTCTTAGTGGTGATTGTATTGTATCCCTTACTATTATGCATTCACTGATAGCAGCACTGTGCAGGGGATTGGCGTAAGCGCATTTGATCCAAAGCAAAAATTGTATCCTCTTGCGCTGGGAGTTGATATAGCCAAGAGCGCTGATACTCGAGAAAGTTCAAGGTATTAATTAGGTTGCTATTAGGCATTTCTTCCTGGTAAAGCAGGCTTCCATATAATATGACACTGTCACAGGTACTGTACTGAAGGATCAATGGACTCTAAAAAGGTAAAGGGACAGCTTGTTTATTGCCAGTTGGGTTCTTGGGGTGCTGATTCTGCTATAAAAGAACTTGGAGGCGTTGGAACCATCATCGAAAGTGATCAGTTTCTTGATTCTGCCTCAATTTTCATGGCTCCTGCAACAATAGTTAACAGCAGCATAGGGAAAAGCATTAATAACTATATACATTCAGAAAGGTATAACTGCTATTATAACCTATTTAGTCCATTTCAGAATTGAAATTAATGAGTTTTATACTTATCTGTGTGGTGCTTCTGAAAAATGCAGATTACCTTCAGCAGTAATATACAAATCACGGGAAGTTAAGATCAAAGCTCCATTCATTGCATCATTTTCGTCAAGAGGTCCAAATCCGGGAACAAAACGCCTTCTGAAGGTAAATTTAGATGGAAACCTGAGTTCAATATTGTTAATGTTAATTTCCAAATTTAGCTTTCTAATGCAGCATTTTACAGCCTGATATTGCAGCTCCTGGAATTGACATTCTGGCTTCTTACACCCCCTTGAAATCACTCACCGGTTTGAAAGGCGACACTCAATATTCAGAATTCACCCTCATGTCTGGCACTTCCATGTCTTGCCCTCATGTTGGTGGTGCAGCTGCTTATGTAAAGTCATTCCATTCAGATTGGTCTCCTTCTGCTATTAAGTCTGCCCTCATGACTACTGGTAAATCAAAAAATTCTTGTTCTCCACTGTCATTTGGTCTAAAAACTCAATACCCCTAAAGCAAATAGATAATGTAGCAAAAACAATTAGAGATAATTACAGTCCAATGCCCTTAGGTGATCTAAGTTGCAAAATCGCcagcaaatgtataggtttgtatatattaagtataaataaacatataatatacacattGTATATACAAATttacatataacatacataaatataaatataatacacACAATCAGTGTATAGGTTCTGTATATTTCGATGCTAGCACCCATAATTAATTTCGGCCGACGGGCCAAAAATGATAAAAGCCCAAAGAGTTAATCAACTCGAGCACTAGATAATCTAAGACTATACATCAATGACAAGTATGCTTCAAT encodes:
- the LOC132063980 gene encoding subtilisin-like protease SBT4.14 isoform X2, with product MLRNNHFCWILPYHLLLILILIGIEAAEVDRKEDFYIVFLKDHPVVNDESAFRRHINVLSSLKGRDATESHVYSYTKIFNAFAAKLSQQEVRKLSGMDEVASVIPSRYRRLHTTRSWEFIGLPATAKRRLKGESNIIVGVFDTGITPQSKSFNDDGLGPPPAKWKGSCHHFANFTGCNNKLIGARYFKLDKVPDPNDIMSPIDVHGHGTHTSSTLAGSLVPDASLFGLARGTARGAVPSARVAMYKVCWATSVGGLTGSYTTDVISVGAFHAMRKGILTVASAGNDGPNLNTVANHAPWVLTVAASGIDRQFRSNVQLGSGRIVSGIGVSAFDPKQKLYPLALGVDIAKSADTRESSRYCTEGSMDSKKVKGQLVYCQLGSWGADSAIKELGGVGTIIESDQFLDSASIFMAPATIVNSSIGKSINNYIHSERLPSAVIYKSREVKIKAPFIASFSSRGPNPGTKRLLKPDIAAPGIDILASYTPLKSLTGLKGDTQYSEFTLMSGTSMSCPHVGGAAAYVKSFHSDWSPSAIKSALMTTARPMSSKVDREGEFAYGAGQVNPTRARSPGLIYDMDDMSYIQFLCHEGYNSSSVSSLLRQRVNCSTLIPANGEDAINYPTMQLGIKSDQEPTVGVFRRRITNVGQAKSVYNATIRAPKGVDITVKPMTLSFTRVMQKRSFKVVVKAKPMSNAIILSGSLIWKSSRHIVRSPIVIYDPKVFD
- the LOC132063980 gene encoding subtilisin-like protease SBT4.14 isoform X3 — translated: MLRNNHFCWILPYHLLLILILIGIEAAEVDRKEDFYIVFLKDHPVVNDESAFRRHINVLSSLKGRDATESHVYSYTKIFNAFAAKLSQQEVRKLSGMDEVASVIPSRYRRLHTTRSWEFIGLPATAKRRLKGESNIIVGVFDTGITPQSKSFNDDGLGPPPAKWKGSCHHFANFTGCNNKLIGARYFKLDKVPDPNDIMSPIDVHGHGTHTSSTLAGSLVPDASLFGLARGTARGAVPSARVAMYKVCWATSGCSDIDILAAFEASISDGVDIISISVGGLTGSYTTDVISVGAFHAMRKGILTVASAGNDGPNLNTVANHAPWVLTVAASGIDRQFRSNVQLGSGRIVSGIGVSAFDPKQKLYPLALGVDIAKSADTRESSRYCTEGSMDSKKVKGQLVYCQLGSWGADSAIKELGGVGTIIESDQFLDSASIFMAPATIVNSSIGKSINNYIHSERLPSAVIYKSREVKIKAPFIASFSSRGPNPGTKRLLKPDIAAPGIDILASYTPLKSLTGLKGDTQYSEFTLMSGTSMSCPHVGGAAAYVKSFHSDWSPSAIKSALMTTDL
- the LOC132063978 gene encoding CRS2-associated factor 1, mitochondrial isoform X3 → MLRFFSRHKNQIPSLSSTRHLSSTGVTPNTCSNLYSKYSFIPPPSLKPQNPNSTQPAPPNKQPKPRYRPPSSLDRTGSKPVQSKLPFDFRFSYTESSTDVRPIGLREPKYSPFGPGKLDRVWTGVCAPVVDPKVGSPEDEKMVEEKRRVERERIQGESLTNAERKALVERCQRHKTKRQVNLGRDGLTHNMLNDIHNNWKHAEAVRIKCMGVPTVDMKNVCTQLEDKTFGKIIHRHGGLLVLYRGRNYHPKKRPVIPLMLWKPHEPVYPRLIKTTIDGLSIEETKEMRKRGLAVPALTKLAKNGYYGSLVPMVRDAFLTEELVRIDCKGLPKSDYKKIGCKLRYYTSLTNVLGGSQCTRSQNH
- the LOC132063980 gene encoding subtilisin-like protease SBT4.14 isoform X1, coding for MLRNNHFCWILPYHLLLILILIGIEAAEVDRKEDFYIVFLKDHPVVNDESAFRRHINVLSSLKGRDATESHVYSYTKIFNAFAAKLSQQEVRKLSGMDEVASVIPSRYRRLHTTRSWEFIGLPATAKRRLKGESNIIVGVFDTGITPQSKSFNDDGLGPPPAKWKGSCHHFANFTGCNNKLIGARYFKLDKVPDPNDIMSPIDVHGHGTHTSSTLAGSLVPDASLFGLARGTARGAVPSARVAMYKVCWATSGCSDIDILAAFEASISDGVDIISISVGGLTGSYTTDVISVGAFHAMRKGILTVASAGNDGPNLNTVANHAPWVLTVAASGIDRQFRSNVQLGSGRIVSGIGVSAFDPKQKLYPLALGVDIAKSADTRESSRYCTEGSMDSKKVKGQLVYCQLGSWGADSAIKELGGVGTIIESDQFLDSASIFMAPATIVNSSIGKSINNYIHSERLPSAVIYKSREVKIKAPFIASFSSRGPNPGTKRLLKPDIAAPGIDILASYTPLKSLTGLKGDTQYSEFTLMSGTSMSCPHVGGAAAYVKSFHSDWSPSAIKSALMTTARPMSSKVDREGEFAYGAGQVNPTRARSPGLIYDMDDMSYIQFLCHEGYNSSSVSSLLRQRVNCSTLIPANGEDAINYPTMQLGIKSDQEPTVGVFRRRITNVGQAKSVYNATIRAPKGVDITVKPMTLSFTRVMQKRSFKVVVKAKPMSNAIILSGSLIWKSSRHIVRSPIVIYDPKVFD
- the LOC132063978 gene encoding CRS2-associated factor 1, mitochondrial isoform X2, translated to MLRFFSRHKNQIPSLSSTRHLSSTGVTPNTCSNLYSKYSFIPPPSLKPQNPNSTQPAPPNKQPKPRYRPPSSLDRTGSKPVQSKLPFDFRFSYTESSTDVRPIGLREPKYSPFGPGKLDRVWTGVCAPVVDPKVGSPEDEKMVEEKRRVERERIQGESLTNAERKALVERCQRHKTKRQVNLGRDGLTHNMLNDIHNNWKHAEAVRIKCMGVPTVDMKNVCTQLEDKTFGKIIHRHGGLLVLYRGRNYHPKKRPVIPLMLWKPHEPVYPRLIKTTIDGLSIEETKEMRKRGLAVPALTKLAKNGYYGSLVPMVRDAFLTEELVRIDCKGLPKSDYKKIGCKLRQYYTSLTNVLGGSQCTRSQNH